From one Gadus morhua chromosome 8, gadMor3.0, whole genome shotgun sequence genomic stretch:
- the fndc7a gene encoding fibronectin type III domain-containing protein 7: MAGTGLRMHALFLLLGLSQICTADHHHHVSVYTVTSYSVTMQWPAYPGASHYRVQATPQLNPGHSTAFSTFNGNMAVGGLNTLSANTVYTMQVDAMDDELNVLSTIGTKEALTAPEVPEITLAYSKQSSSITVEFNNVTGATGYILRAMSDVDDFFEETAVNESPGTIQGLDPFTDYTLSVMSVNAGGRSQPSYNYELRTVVTAPQLTTISETNSTINASWPPVEHAAFYSLYIFQTPSTNNLTTYITNQTSFTFDGLSPGTYYCIKATASDQDGRAGDHNRTCQITRPPTPKPVEVLLAIGQIRVPAVRVYFGSSKGADTYFVESSTGQNCTPHQSLSLNYCIISPLVCGQNLSVMVTAANTAGPSVPSAEEDFQTYPCPPERIWVEEPWPASCRVAFSLSPMADFYMVFVKRDDGIEMNCNTTGAPCPFTCTCGFTYFSTVFAHNPSGSSPWGAVANYTTIPCCPENVTVQLVSTETLEIEWVPVRGADLYETRAEQTEGVIHCNDTSPVCALSDLSCNTWYSVVVTPCSELRGCNVSCQPQQHETAPCTPQIHNLTQASESSITVHYTTPNGPSTNYSVSAVGRMDTHHCHSQSASCELTQLPCGAVFEVVAVASNAVGPSLPSFSVPLETGPCCPSNLSVMQVTQAMSNVTWGPSLGARSYMTALTAPRGHAQCHTMSTHCLMGCLTCGTNYSVNMEAISSTGHVSNCSYSGFSASACCPTHVKLHRMSNHSMRVSWRSSAPPHQNYTVAVSGAGSNHTCTQAPSRRYCDVQNVTVYTCGDVYTVAVAPVNSDGSVVSFCPQRIYAVSCSGNSVGMAIYRGRVSTG, translated from the exons ATGGCAGGTACAGGTTTAAGGATGCATGCACTGTTCCTGCTGCTGGGTTTGTCACAG attTGCACTgcagatcatcatcatcatg TGTCCGTGTACACGGTCACGTCTTACAGTGTGACCATGCAGTGGCCAGCATACCCCGGCGCCAGCCACTACAGGGTCCAGGCCACGCCCCAGCTCAATCCGGGACATTCTACCGCCTTTTCCACGTTCAACGGCAACATGGCTGTCGGAGGCCTCAACACCCTGTCCGCCAACACGGTATACACCATGCAGGTCGATGCGATGGACGATGAGCTCAACGTCCTCAGCACCATCGGGACGAAGGAGGCGCTCACAG CTCCTGAGGTGCCAGAGATCACACTGGCCTACTCAAAGCAGAGCAGCAGCATCACCGTGGAGTTCAACAATGTGACGGGGGCCACCGGATACATCCTGAGGGCCATGTCCGACGTGGACGACTTCTTTGAGGAGACGGCGGTCAACGAGTCCCCGGGCACGATCCAGGGGCTCGATCCCTTCACCGACTACACGCTCAGTGTCATGTCCGTCAACGCCGGTGGGCGGAGCCAGCCTTCATACAACTACGAGCTCAGGACAG TGGTGACGGCTCCGCAGCTGACCACTATCTCCGAGACCAACAGCACCATCAACGCGAGCTGGCCCCCGGTGGAGCACGCCGCGTTCTACTCCCTCTACATCTTCCAGACACCGAGCACCAACAATCTCACCACCTACATCACCAACCAGACCTCCTTCACCTTCGACGGCCTGAGCCCCGGCACATATTACTGCATCAAGGCCACCGCCTCGGATCAGGACGGGCGAGCCGGAGACCACAACCGCACCTGCCAGATCACAC GTCCCCCGACCCCGAAGCCGGTGGAGGTTCTGCTGGCCATTGGGCAAATTCGGGTGCCGGCCGTCAGGGTGTACTTTGGGTCCTCTAAAGGTGCTGACACCTACTTTGTTGAATCCAGCACTGGGCAGAACTGCACTCCTCATCAAAGCTTGAGCCTAAACTACTGCATCATATCCCCGCTGGTGTGCGGTCAGAACCTCTCCGTCATGGTCACCGCCGCCAACACGGCAGGCCCCAGTGTTCCTTCAGCTGAGGAGGACTTTCAGACAT accCGTGTCCTCCGGAGCGCATCTGGGTGGAGGAGCCCTGGCCCGCCAGCTGCAGGGTGGCCTTCAGCCTGTCGCCCATGGCTGACTTCTACATGGTGTTCGTGAAGCGCGACGACGGCATCGAGATGAACTGCAACACCACGGGCGCGCCCTGCCCCTTCACCTGCACCTGCGGCTTCACCTACTTCTCCACCGTGTTTGCCCACAACCCGTCCGGCTCCAGTCCCTGGGGGGCCGTGGCCAACTACACCACCA TTCCTTGCTGTCCAGAGAACGTTACCGTGCAGCTGGTTTCCACGGAGACGCTGGAGATAGAGTGGGTGCCGGTGCGAGGGGCGGACCTCTACGAGACGCGGGCGGAGCAGACGGAAGGCGTGATCCACTGCAACGACACGTCGCCGGTGTGCGCGCTGTCGGACCTGAGCTGCAACACCTGGTACTCAGTGGTGGTCACGCCCTGCAGCGAGCTACGGGGCTGCAACGTCAGCTGCCAGCCGCAGCAGCACGAGACAG CTCCGTGCACCCCGCAGATCCACAACCTGACCCAGGCCAGCGAGTCCAGCATCACGGTCCACTACACGACCCCCAACGGGCCCAGCACCAACTACTCTGTCTCGGCGGTGGGACGCATGGACACGCACCACTGCCACTCGCAGTCCGCTTCCTGTGAGCTCACGCAGCTGCCCTGTGGGGCCGTCTtcgaggtggtggcggtggccaGCAACGCCGTCGGGCCGAGTCTGCCTAGCTTCAGCGTTCCTCTGGAAACAG GTCCCTGCTGTCCCTCCAACCTGAGCGTGATGCAGGTGACCCAGGCCATGTCCAACGTGACGTGGGGCCCCAGCCTCGGCGCACGCTCCTACATGACGGCCCTGACCGCGCCGCGGGGCCACGCCCAGTGCCACACCATGAGCACGCACTGCCTGATGGGATGCCTCACCTGCGGCACCAACTACAGCGTGAACATGGAGGCCATCAGCAGCACGGGGCACGTGTCCAACTGTAGCTACAGCGGATTCTCAGCCA GCGCCTGCTGCCCCACACACGTCAAGCTCCATCGGATGTCCAACCACTCCATGAGGGTGTCCTGGCGGTCCTCCGCGCCGCCCCACCAGAACTACACGGTGGCCGTGTCCGGCGCGGGCTCCAACCACACGTGCACGCAGGCCCCGTCCAGACGCTACTGTGACGTGCAGAACGTGACTGTGTACACGTGCGGCGACGTGTACACAGTGGCGGTGGCGCCGGTCAACAGCGACGGCAGCGTGGTCAGCTTCTGCCCACAGAGGATATATGCCG TCTCTTGCTCAGGCAACAGTGTTGGAATGG cGATCTACCGTGGAAGGGTTAGTACGGGTTAA